One region of Syntrophobacter fumaroxidans MPOB genomic DNA includes:
- the rfbB gene encoding dTDP-glucose 4,6-dehydratase — translation METILVTGGAGFIGSGYVLRQLDLSDVRVVNLDLLTYAGNPANLAAVEKHPRYVFIRGDIGDADLVRAVLNEYRPAAVLNFAAESHVDRSIAGPAAFMQTNVIGVFRLLEEVRRYWEQLHGEMSESFRFLHVSTDEVYGSLGPDEPPFHEATPYAPNSPYSASKAAGDHLVRAYHHTYGLPVLTTNCSNNYGPRQFPEKLIPLMILNGLEGKPLPVYGDGLNVRDWIFVDDHCAAVEMVLNNGRVGETYNIGGGCQKTNLEVVRAVCDILDEVRGDSPFVPHASQIRFVGDRPGHDRRYAVDSSKIERELGWGPMESFESGLRKTVRWYLDNPSWIDSVRSGEYRDWIRSHYGPE, via the coding sequence ATGGAGACCATACTGGTAACAGGAGGCGCCGGGTTCATCGGAAGCGGCTATGTCCTCCGGCAACTCGATTTGAGCGACGTGCGTGTCGTCAACCTGGATCTGCTGACCTACGCCGGGAATCCCGCGAATCTTGCCGCCGTCGAAAAGCATCCCCGTTATGTGTTCATTCGCGGGGATATCGGCGACGCCGACCTGGTGCGCGCCGTCTTGAACGAATACCGGCCGGCCGCGGTGCTCAATTTCGCCGCCGAATCCCACGTTGACCGTTCCATTGCCGGTCCGGCGGCTTTCATGCAGACCAACGTGATCGGGGTCTTCCGGCTCCTGGAGGAGGTCCGGCGCTACTGGGAGCAGCTGCACGGCGAAATGAGCGAGTCCTTCCGCTTTCTCCACGTCTCAACGGATGAAGTGTACGGGTCGCTGGGTCCTGATGAGCCGCCCTTCCACGAGGCCACCCCTTACGCCCCGAACAGTCCGTATTCGGCGTCCAAGGCGGCAGGCGATCACCTGGTGAGGGCATATCATCATACCTACGGTTTGCCGGTCCTCACCACCAACTGTTCCAACAATTACGGACCGAGGCAGTTCCCGGAGAAATTGATCCCCTTGATGATCCTCAATGGTCTCGAAGGCAAGCCGCTGCCCGTTTACGGAGACGGCTTGAACGTGAGGGACTGGATATTCGTGGACGATCACTGCGCCGCCGTGGAAATGGTTCTGAACAACGGTCGCGTGGGTGAAACCTACAACATCGGAGGGGGGTGTCAGAAGACGAATCTGGAAGTCGTGCGGGCGGTGTGTGATATCCTCGATGAAGTCCGGGGGGATTCACCGTTTGTCCCTCACGCGTCGCAGATCAGGTTTGTCGGGGACCGGCCGGGGCATGACCGTAGATATGCCGTCGATTCTTCGAAGATCGAGCGGGAACTGGGCTGGGGCCCGATGGAATCGTTCGAGTCGGGTTTGAGGAAGACCGTGCGCTGGTACCTCGACAATCCGTCGTGGATCGATTCCGTCAGGTCGGGGGAATACCGGGACTGGATCCGGTCGCACTACGGTCCGGAATGA
- the rfbC gene encoding dTDP-4-dehydrorhamnose 3,5-epimerase, giving the protein MRIVHGDLPGLLVLEPRVFGDSRGFFFESYNQNTLRQWGIVLPFVQDNHSGSRKGVLRGLHYQVGHAQGKLIRVVAGEVFDVAVDLRTKSPAFGRWFGMILSAAERKQIYIPPGFAHGFLTVSDWAEVLYKTTDFYAPECERCIIWNDPDIGIDWPLECPPTLSSKDSEGLPLSKADRYEDLF; this is encoded by the coding sequence ATGCGTATCGTACATGGCGACCTGCCCGGACTGCTTGTTTTGGAGCCCAGAGTATTCGGGGATTCGAGGGGATTCTTCTTCGAGAGTTACAATCAGAATACGCTCAGGCAATGGGGCATTGTCCTGCCGTTTGTCCAGGACAACCACTCCGGTTCCCGGAAGGGTGTTTTGCGGGGGCTGCATTACCAGGTGGGACACGCGCAGGGGAAGCTCATCCGGGTCGTCGCCGGCGAAGTGTTCGATGTCGCGGTGGACCTCAGGACGAAATCGCCGGCGTTCGGTCGCTGGTTCGGCATGATACTCAGTGCGGCCGAACGGAAGCAGATCTACATACCGCCGGGTTTCGCGCACGGATTTCTGACGGTTTCCGATTGGGCCGAAGTGCTTTACAAGACGACGGACTTTTATGCACCGGAGTGCGAGCGCTGCATCATCTGGAATGACCCCGACATTGGGATCGATTGGCCCCTTGAGTGTCCCCCCACGCTCTCCTCGAAGGATTCCGAAGGGTTGCCTCTGTCCAAAGCCGATCGATATGAAGATCTCTTCTGA
- a CDS encoding TVP38/TMEM64 family protein, with protein sequence MAVFISKKKLLHFLDTLGPWSFAGFVVLQALQVVMAPIPGEVTGLLGGFLYGPMMGVILSTIGLTVGSYLAFALSRYFGRPFVERFVDKATLERFDYILHHKGAFLVFVLFLIPGVPKDYLCYILGLGHLTTLEFLIIGGTGRFLGTLLLTLAGNYVRRDQWGSFFILVGIAVIFALLVMLFKDKLERRFRYWHAKSRRRKKKQDVSDTPT encoded by the coding sequence ATGGCCGTCTTTATCAGCAAGAAAAAACTGTTGCACTTCCTGGACACGCTCGGTCCCTGGTCATTTGCCGGATTCGTCGTGCTTCAGGCGCTCCAGGTGGTCATGGCACCGATTCCGGGGGAGGTGACCGGTCTTCTGGGCGGGTTCCTGTATGGACCGATGATGGGGGTCATCCTTTCCACGATCGGGCTGACCGTCGGGTCATACCTGGCCTTTGCGTTGTCGCGGTACTTTGGCAGGCCCTTCGTGGAGCGGTTTGTCGACAAGGCGACCCTGGAGCGGTTCGACTACATTCTGCATCACAAGGGGGCTTTTCTCGTTTTCGTTCTGTTCCTGATCCCGGGGGTTCCCAAGGACTACCTGTGCTACATCCTCGGGCTGGGTCACCTGACGACGCTGGAATTTCTCATCATAGGCGGGACGGGCCGTTTCCTGGGGACCCTCCTGCTGACCCTGGCCGGCAACTATGTGCGGCGCGACCAATGGGGCAGCTTCTTCATCCTGGTCGGCATTGCCGTGATTTTCGCGTTGCTGGTGATGCTCTTCAAAGACAAGCTGGAAAGGCGCTTTCGTTACTGGCATGCAAAAAGCCGTCGGCGGAAGAAGAAACAGGATGTTTCAGACACCCCCACATGA
- a CDS encoding universal stress protein codes for MCDFFNLLYASTGIGEEIEGLKQAFGLARESRAKMTVVLVYPELPKSMEAYRETFEASLLSQAETALQATRAALDMKESEVPVKMDVESGDLPTAITIIRRVLRDGHDLVIKEAEPKEGSTGFGPTDMTLLRKCPCPVWLARPIGRSRQEVHVAVAISPESRDQAEYELSLRLLRLSRSLADSCSGALDIVCCSDDQFEEYLRRNTRVAVPEETIFGAMQRVQNQHHALLGRLIQDSGIAGTYHLNYLRGQVGKVIPNFVETRAVDILVMGTVARSGILGFLIGNTAESIMTELRCSLLALKPSSFVSPVKAD; via the coding sequence ATGTGTGACTTTTTCAACCTGCTCTACGCCAGCACCGGCATCGGAGAAGAAATCGAAGGGCTCAAACAAGCGTTCGGTCTGGCTCGTGAGAGTCGGGCGAAAATGACGGTCGTCCTGGTCTACCCCGAATTGCCGAAGAGTATGGAGGCCTACAGGGAAACCTTCGAGGCGTCGCTCTTGAGCCAGGCTGAAACGGCTCTACAGGCAACCCGGGCCGCCCTCGATATGAAAGAGTCCGAGGTGCCGGTCAAAATGGACGTCGAAAGCGGAGACCTTCCGACGGCGATCACTATTATCCGGCGTGTTCTCCGTGACGGGCACGATCTTGTTATCAAGGAGGCCGAGCCAAAAGAAGGAAGCACAGGATTCGGCCCGACGGATATGACGCTGCTCCGCAAATGCCCATGTCCGGTCTGGCTGGCGCGGCCGATTGGGCGTTCCCGTCAGGAGGTGCATGTTGCCGTTGCGATCAGCCCGGAGAGCCGGGACCAGGCGGAATACGAGCTGTCGTTGAGGCTGCTCCGGCTTTCCCGCTCCCTGGCCGACAGCTGCAGCGGAGCACTGGACATCGTTTGTTGCTCGGATGACCAGTTCGAGGAATACCTGCGTCGGAATACACGGGTGGCTGTCCCAGAGGAAACCATCTTCGGAGCCATGCAACGAGTGCAAAACCAACATCATGCTCTTCTCGGCCGCCTCATACAGGACTCCGGCATCGCCGGCACTTATCATCTCAACTACCTTCGGGGTCAAGTCGGCAAAGTCATCCCCAACTTCGTCGAGACGCGTGCCGTTGACATTCTCGTAATGGGGACGGTCGCAAGATCCGGCATTCTGGGCTTTCTCATCGGCAATACCGCCGAAAGCATCATGACGGAACTCCGTTGTTCGCTGCTGGCCCTCAAACCCAGCAGCTTTGTTTCACCTGTGAAGGCGGATTGA
- a CDS encoding cation:proton antiporter, with the protein MDELGVLITFATGLTGALVFGYLALRLRFSPIIGYLLAGIVVGPFTPGIVANRAIAEQFAEIGVILLLFGIGLRFHLRELLAVWRVAIPGALIQSTISTTALAVLLRLMGWDWTSGFILGMAISVASTVVMALVLAEWHDLHAKIGHIAVGWTVVEDLLTVALLLILPIIFAPDRSAGQSIGAVLGLAGLKIVVLVAIVVLLGKWGVPRALELIAKTRSRELFTLAVLVLAVGIAVGSAKIFGVSMALGAFLAGLAVGRSEFAARAANDALPMRDAFAVLFFVSVGMLFDPRSLIQVPLIITAVLFVVVVAKPLAAMLTVRALGQPLTSALPIGAAFSQVGEFSFILGTVAISLGLIEASGWNALVAASIISIALNPYIYGWARRLGSRKKGGGPVQIEAGRRAAVNPNRCILVGYGPVGRIVHRLLLERGVEATIIDLNLDTVHQLNTEGYAALYGDVLRTGTLEDAGIATAGSLILSADIEDAAEIIKHALILNPDLRILVRCAHLRDAPALYRAGATIVAAGEAEVGVALAEVVAAGRQPTCETAAEHREAIRRSLYDTPEAAVEGLEPGRHETG; encoded by the coding sequence ATGGATGAACTCGGCGTATTGATAACTTTTGCCACGGGCTTAACGGGAGCCTTGGTTTTCGGCTATCTTGCACTCCGTCTCAGGTTTTCCCCCATCATTGGTTACCTGCTCGCAGGCATTGTCGTCGGCCCATTCACCCCCGGGATCGTCGCCAACCGCGCGATTGCTGAACAATTTGCTGAAATTGGGGTTATTTTGCTTCTTTTTGGCATCGGCTTGCGTTTTCATTTGCGTGAACTGCTCGCGGTCTGGCGCGTAGCCATACCGGGCGCCCTCATTCAGAGCACGATATCCACGACCGCTCTGGCGGTGCTGCTGCGTCTGATGGGTTGGGACTGGACCTCCGGTTTTATCCTGGGAATGGCTATTTCGGTGGCCAGTACGGTTGTGATGGCTCTGGTACTGGCCGAGTGGCACGATCTGCATGCCAAGATCGGTCATATCGCGGTAGGCTGGACCGTTGTGGAAGACCTCCTCACGGTGGCACTTCTGCTCATCCTCCCCATCATCTTCGCCCCGGACAGGAGCGCCGGGCAGAGTATCGGGGCTGTTCTCGGACTGGCCGGACTCAAGATTGTCGTTCTGGTTGCGATCGTGGTGCTGTTAGGCAAATGGGGGGTCCCCCGGGCGCTGGAGCTGATAGCCAAGACCCGTTCGCGAGAGCTTTTCACTCTTGCGGTGCTGGTCCTCGCGGTAGGAATCGCCGTCGGCTCCGCTAAGATCTTTGGAGTCTCGATGGCCCTCGGTGCTTTTCTTGCCGGATTGGCCGTTGGTCGTTCCGAGTTCGCGGCACGGGCGGCCAATGACGCGTTGCCGATGCGCGACGCATTTGCCGTGCTTTTCTTCGTTTCGGTCGGCATGCTGTTCGATCCGCGGAGCCTGATCCAGGTCCCTCTGATAATCACCGCGGTGCTTTTTGTGGTTGTGGTTGCCAAGCCACTGGCCGCCATGCTGACCGTACGAGCCCTCGGCCAGCCGCTGACGTCGGCGCTGCCGATTGGCGCCGCTTTCTCTCAGGTGGGTGAATTCAGCTTCATCCTCGGTACCGTCGCCATCAGCCTCGGACTCATTGAAGCCAGTGGATGGAATGCACTGGTGGCCGCTTCCATCATTTCAATCGCTTTGAATCCATACATCTATGGCTGGGCGCGCCGCCTGGGGTCGAGGAAGAAGGGCGGCGGGCCGGTTCAGATTGAGGCAGGCAGGCGTGCCGCAGTCAATCCCAACCGCTGCATTCTGGTCGGCTACGGCCCGGTCGGAAGAATCGTACACCGGCTCCTTCTGGAACGTGGCGTCGAAGCCACGATCATCGATCTCAACCTCGACACGGTGCATCAGCTGAACACAGAAGGATACGCCGCATTATACGGCGATGTCTTGCGTACGGGAACCCTCGAGGACGCAGGCATCGCGACGGCCGGCAGTCTGATTCTGAGCGCGGATATCGAAGACGCAGCCGAAATCATCAAGCATGCGCTCATCCTCAACCCCGACCTGCGGATCCTCGTTCGTTGCGCTCATCTCCGCGACGCTCCCGCGCTGTATCGAGCAGGTGCCACGATCGTCGCCGCCGGTGAAGCGGAAGTCGGTGTGGCCCTGGCCGAAGTGGTGGCGGCAGGCCGTCAGCCGACCTGCGAAACGGCAGCCGAACATCGGGAAGCCATTCGCCGCAGTCTCTATGACACGCCGGAGGCCGCCGTGGAGGGCCTTGAACCGGGAAGACACGAAACGGGCTAG
- a CDS encoding DUF47 domain-containing protein: MGFSFFPKTPKFFDLFMKQSAKLIESVSILTELFHDFTDVEERCNRIHVIEDDANLIYYEVFRQLSKTFITPIDREDIHQINLAQKDVHNLINAVSTRIAICGFTRINNTAKEVVDHLNAMIVEVGRMLEKLGSRKEIEGNYKTVKQLKEDSETLLLLALEEIYGYNVNRPEVILDILDIIKWSQIYDRIEQAINRTEGLADIIQGIILKNA; the protein is encoded by the coding sequence ATGGGTTTCAGTTTCTTCCCGAAAACGCCCAAGTTTTTCGACCTCTTCATGAAACAGAGCGCCAAGTTGATTGAATCGGTCTCCATTCTGACCGAGCTGTTCCACGACTTCACCGACGTCGAGGAACGATGCAACCGCATCCACGTCATCGAAGATGACGCCAACCTGATCTACTACGAGGTATTCCGGCAGTTATCCAAGACATTCATCACCCCCATCGACCGGGAGGACATCCACCAGATCAACCTGGCCCAAAAGGACGTCCACAACCTCATCAACGCCGTCTCCACCAGAATAGCCATCTGCGGTTTCACGCGAATCAACAATACGGCCAAAGAAGTGGTCGACCACCTCAACGCGATGATCGTGGAGGTCGGGCGGATGTTGGAGAAGCTCGGCTCCCGGAAAGAAATTGAGGGGAACTACAAGACCGTCAAACAGCTCAAGGAGGATTCCGAGACGCTGCTGCTCCTGGCCCTGGAAGAAATCTACGGGTACAATGTGAACCGGCCGGAAGTGATTCTGGACATTCTCGACATCATCAAGTGGTCGCAGATTTACGACCGGATCGAACAGGCCATCAACCGCACGGAAGGGCTCGCCGACATCATACAGGGGATAATCCTCAAGAATGCATGA
- a CDS encoding inorganic phosphate transporter, with translation MHDQLIILILVIVVSLIFDYTNGAHDSANAIATVVSTKVLSPRTAVLMAAVLNFVGALAGTKVAHTIGSGIVRPEMITGSQGIVLAALSGAIAWNLLTWYLGLPSSSSHALIGGLVGAAVTHGGWDSLNYWNIFYKVILPLFLSPMAGMIGGYVLMVSLAWLCFRSHPRKCNSTFRRLQVLSSAFMATSHGLNDAQKTMGIMTLALFLFHQVPVLEIPLWVKLSCAVAMALGTATGGWRIVKTMGHKIFKLEAVHGFAAETAAALVITAASTVGAPISTTHTISSSVLGVGASKRLSAVRWGIAGHMVIAWILTLPAAALVAGFFLHCFHLLGLVTY, from the coding sequence ATGCATGATCAACTGATCATATTGATCCTGGTCATCGTGGTCTCGTTGATCTTCGATTACACCAACGGCGCACACGACAGCGCCAACGCCATCGCCACGGTGGTGTCGACCAAGGTCCTGTCCCCCAGAACCGCCGTGCTCATGGCCGCCGTACTGAACTTCGTCGGAGCGCTGGCCGGCACCAAGGTCGCTCACACCATCGGCAGCGGAATCGTGCGCCCGGAGATGATCACCGGGTCGCAGGGAATCGTTCTGGCCGCACTGTCCGGAGCGATCGCCTGGAACCTGCTGACCTGGTACCTCGGGCTGCCCTCGTCATCCTCCCATGCGCTCATCGGCGGGCTCGTGGGGGCGGCGGTCACGCACGGCGGCTGGGACTCCCTCAATTACTGGAATATATTCTATAAAGTGATTCTTCCCCTATTCCTGTCCCCCATGGCCGGCATGATCGGCGGTTACGTTCTCATGGTGTCGCTGGCGTGGCTGTGTTTCAGGTCCCATCCGCGCAAATGCAACAGTACCTTTCGAAGGCTCCAGGTGCTTTCTTCGGCTTTTATGGCTACGAGCCACGGTCTGAACGATGCTCAGAAGACCATGGGAATCATGACCCTGGCCCTGTTCCTCTTCCACCAGGTACCCGTCCTGGAGATTCCTCTCTGGGTAAAGCTGTCCTGCGCCGTGGCCATGGCCCTGGGAACCGCCACAGGCGGATGGAGGATCGTGAAGACGATGGGCCACAAAATTTTCAAACTGGAAGCCGTTCACGGTTTTGCGGCGGAAACCGCCGCCGCCCTGGTCATCACCGCGGCTTCCACCGTGGGCGCCCCCATCAGCACCACTCACACCATTTCGTCCTCCGTGCTGGGAGTGGGGGCTTCCAAGCGGCTTTCCGCAGTCCGGTGGGGCATTGCCGGGCACATGGTGATCGCCTGGATTCTCACGCTCCCGGCCGCCGCTCTTGTTGCCGGTTTCTTCCTCCATTGCTTCCACCTGCTCGGTCTTGTCACCTATTAG